GAGGTGTCCAGGGCGCCGCGCACGGTGTGATAACGCACACCGGGAAGGTCCTTGACCCGACCGCCGCGGATCAGCACCACGGAGTGTTCCTGCAGGTTGTGACCCTCGCCACCGATATACGAGGAGACCTCGAAACCGTTGGTCAGGCGAACACGGCACACCTTACGCAGTGCGGAGTTCGGCTTCTTCGGGGTAGTGGTGTAGACGCGGGTGCAGACGCCGCGCTTCTGCGGGCAGGCCTGCAGCGCCGGCACGTCATTCTTGGTGACGGGGCGCTTGCGCGGCTTGCGCACCAGCTGGTTGATCGTTGCCATCTATTGCTCCAATGGGTTGCCTTGGCGGAAGCGAGGTAGCCGCTCGCTTTCCTGTACTGCGCTGCCTTACCAGCGGGTGCGGGCGCACCCGCCCCACTGTTAAAGGCTGCGCATTCTACTGGCTGACGCCCCCGACCGTCAAGCCCGGCCACCATGGCGGCCGGTCCCGGATCGGTCGGCGTCAGATCTCGTCGTCGTCCGAATCCAGCGCGGTGAGCTGGGCACCCAGTGCCTGCTCGACGTCATGGGCCGACGGCGCCGCCGGCGCCTCGACGCCATCGCGCCGCCGGCGACGCTCTGCGTGGTGGGTCAGTCCGGTGCCTGCCGGGATCAGGCGCCCCACCACCACGTTCTCCTTCAGGCCGCGCAGGTAGTCGCGCTTGCCGGTGACCGCCGCCTCGGTCAGCACCCGCGTGGTCTCCTGGA
The Halomonas sp. H10-9-1 DNA segment above includes these coding regions:
- the rpsL gene encoding 30S ribosomal protein S12; amino-acid sequence: MATINQLVRKPRKRPVTKNDVPALQACPQKRGVCTRVYTTTPKKPNSALRKVCRVRLTNGFEVSSYIGGEGHNLQEHSVVLIRGGRVKDLPGVRYHTVRGALDTSGVQNRKQGRSKYGAKRPKA